The Alcaligenes faecalis sequence AGAGCAGCTTGAATCGGCTGCTCTATCTGGCTGATCTCTACCTCCTGCTGTCCAGTTTCGGCCCCCTCTTTCGCCACCTTCGATCAAACCCGCGTCCGTAGTGACGTGATGACTTTAAAAACCCTCCTTCCGGACGGTTGTAAAGTCAGCCCGAGCAACAAGCCCCGAGCCCCACGACTCGAACAACAATCCGCAGGAACAAAGATCCCAGGCATGCCTCCTCAAACCGTTGAGAGCTGCTCGGGGTGCTGGGACAAGGGGTGCGGGGCGAGTCAGACGACTTGCCGCAGGCGGAGTGGCGATCGGGGGTACAAGCGGCCTGCTGTGTGAGCCCGACGCTTGTGGTTTGTCCGGGGGACAAACCACCAGGCGAGTTCAGGCTGCGCCCCGATTGCCACTCTGACAAGGGCACCGACGCGCAGCGTCGGCAAGTGGTCCGCCCCGCACCCCTTGTCCCAGCACCCCGAGTAGCGACCTACGAAGAATGCCCCAGGCGATCCTCTCCTCTGTTTCCCCATCCAGCCCCCGACCCTACGCCCCACCTTCAACCCAAATCCAACAACAATTTTGAACCTAAAACATAAAAAACCGCTCAAAACCCACCGCCCTCCTCCCCCCGTAACAAACCAGACATCCACCCGCCACATCCCCGCCAAGCCGCAGCCCGCCGCCACTCTCCCCCCACCCCATCCCCCCGGAACCAGCCCTTCACATAAAACACAATCCAATCATCGGCGGATTTGCTGATCCGTTCACAGGGCAGTCACACGCCCTTCCTACACTGCCCGCAGTCCTGATCCGATGCCGACTGAGCCGCCCACCCCCACGCACAGTCTGGCCTCTCTTTTTACCTTCTCTCCACGAGTGGCTGTATGACCTTCACCTCCCGCCCCCAAAAATCTCACACCGTGCAGCGCCTGCAACAAGCCGGACTCTCCCTGTCCCTGGCCCTGCTCTTGACCGCCTGCGGCAGCGGTTCCAATGGCAGCGATGGTCCGGCTAACCCCGGCACCCATCCCGAACCTCCTACCGTAGAACCTGGCGACAAACCCCAGGCGCTGGGCGGCAAAAAAGCCCTGATCGTCACCATCGACGGCCTGAGCTACGAAGCCCTGCTGCAAGCCCGCCAGGCTGGCAAGCACCCTGCCCTGAAAGACCTGACCATCGCCCCCGCCCAAACCGGCGGCTATACCGGCACCCCCAGCGAACAACGCACCCTGCCACTGCCTGGCTGGGCCTCGCTAATTACCGGCGTCTGGGCAGACCAGCACGGGCTGCGCGGTGTCGGCCAGGAAGACGCCAAACTCACTAGCCCCACCTTGGTCGCTCAGACCGCCGAGCCAACCCAGGCCGCCCTGTCCTTGAGCACCGCCGACTACCGCACACTGTGGAGCCAGGACCTGCAAGAAGGCCGCATCATCGAAGCGGCCAACTGTACCGACTCCGACAGTTGTGTCAGCGAGCAAACACAACAGTACCTGCAAGAAGGCAAGTCCCTGATCCTGGCCCAAATCCAGGCCCCTGCTCGTGCCGCAACCCAAGGTGGTCTGGGCAGCCCCGCCTACCAAGAAGCAGTTAACGATTCCCTGGCATCACTAGACAAACTGTTCGCCCTGATTGACAAACGCCAACAGGCTGACGCCTCGGAAGACTGGTTGGTCATTCTGACCACCAGCTATGGTCTGGACGAGTTTGGTGGCACAACAGGCTCGCAATTTAACCGCAACAAAACCAGTTTTATTGCTACCAATAAACCCCTGGCCTCCTTACCCGCCGCCGACAGCCAAGTCTCCAGCACCACCAACATGAACACCCTGGCGGCTGTCATCGACATTGCCCCCACCGTGCTGTCCCACCTGGGCGTCCAAAGCGAACAATACCGCTTCCGTGGCTCGCCACTGCAAGCTGACACTCGCGTGCGCAACGTCTCCTTCAGCAAGCCAGACGACAAAAACATAGTGGACCTGAAATGGGTGCTGGATGGTGACGCCTCGCAGGAAATCCAGGTCATGCGCGACGGCAAGCTGATCGCTACCCTGCCTGCAGGCACAACACAATACTCCGACCCCTTGCCCTCGTCGGACACCGAGCAAATCTACTCGCTCTACTACTCGATCCAAACAGGCAAGGCAGCATCCACCCTGAAAGCAGAAGTGGGTTACAAGCCCCCACCGAAACTGGCTGACACCCTGAAAAATGGCCTGCAAAGCTACTACACCTTCAGCGCCCAACCGTTTACCGACAGCAAAGGTGGCAGCACGCTGCAAACCTCGACCCCTGCGGTACCCGCCGGTCAGTTGATTGCCGCCGACTTCCTGGATCCCAGCACAGACAAGGGTGGTCTGCGCATCATGGGCAGCAATGTCGATGGCAACGGCAACCGTGGCTACCGCCTGTCCATGAGCCGCAACCTGTTCACGCTGAGCAGCGTGCAGCAAATGACGATTGGCTTTTGGCTGCGCACGCCCAACAACTGCCACGGCTACGGCGCCTCCATCATGGCGAACAAAAACTACGACTCCGGCAACAACCCCGGTTTTGCATTGGGTCTGTTCAATGCCAACGGTTGCGACATCCGCTTTAACACGGGCTATGGTGGCGGCCGCAACGAGAGCAGAGGCTACAACATCACCCCCGACGAATGGGCCTATGTGGCTGTCGTCATCGACAAAGCCCAAGGCAAGATGCTGGGCCACGTATTTGACCCCAAAAAAGGGGCGCAGTTTGGCTCGGTGGCTCTGGAAGCCCGTGCCCTTCAAGCTCTGGGTGGCACCGGCACGAGCGAACTGGGCCTGAACGAAGACGTTACCGGCCAGTACTACAAACGCTGGGGACGCAGCGACATCAATATGGACTTTGGTGAGCTGGCCATGTGGGACCGCGCCCTGAGCACGGACGAGCTGACCAGTATTTACGAATCGCGCCAACCTCTGTCCAGCCTCCAACCCTGATCGCCAAGCAAGGACTTTTTTATGACTTCCAAGAACGCTTCACCCACCTTTGAGCGCCTAAAACGCGCATCCGTCTTGTTGATGTTCTGCGGCCTGCTGGCGGCTTGCAGTAGCGGTAGCGACAACGGCAGCTCCGGCAGCCCCGGCTCGCCAGAAGAGCCGACTGAACCCGGCAAGCCCACTCCAGAACCCGCGCCACAACTCAAATGCGCCCCTTGATTGACTAAGAGATTAAGCACAATGACTTCACGCCGCAATTTCCTACGCAATATGACCGGTGCCAGCCTGGCTGCCGGTTCCCTGGCCGCGTTCCCTCCCAGCATCCGCAAGGCGCTGGCCATTCCGGCCAACAACAAGACAGGCACCATCAAGGATGTGGAACACATCGTCGTCCTGATGCAGGAGAACCGCTCATTCGACAATTACTTTGGCACGATGAAAGGGGTACGTGGTTTCGGGGATCGCTTCACCATCCCGCTCCCGAATGGCCGCAACGTCTGGCAGCAAAACCTCAGTTCCACCGAAACCATCATGCCCTACCACTTGGACAGCACCAAGGGCAATGCTCAGCGGGTCAACGGCACCCCCCACGCCTGGGTAGATGGACAACAAGCCTGGGATCATGGCCGCATGGCTTTCTGGCCCAAGTACAAGCGCCCCCACTCCATGGGCTACTACCGCGAAGCCGAGGTGCCGTTCCAGTTCGCCATGGCCAACGCCTTTACCCTGTGCGATGCCTACCACTGCTCCATGCACACCGGTACAAACTCCAACCGCATGTTTATGTGGACCGGGACTAACGGCCCAACCGGAACAGGTGAATGTACCGTCAACAACGCCTGGGACAGCCTGGGTTCCTCGCTGTTGGGCTACGAGTGGAAGACGTACCCTGAGCGCCTGGAAGAAGCCGGTATCAGTTGGAAGGTCTACCAGAATCTGCCCGACAACTTTACCGACAACTCACTGGCAGGCTTCAAACAATATCGTCGTGCCAACGAACAATCGGGCAAACCAAACAATACCCCCTACGAGCCGTCGGATGACATTGGCAATCCGCTGTACAAGGGCGTGGCCAACACCATGCCCGACGGTGGCTTCTTCGGCCAACTGCGCAAGGATGTCGAAGAAGGGAACTTGCCCCAGATTTCCTGGGTCGTGGCACCGGCCGCCTACTCCGAACACCCTGGCCCATCCAGCCCCGTACAAGGTGCCTGGTACACGCAGGAACTGCTCGATGCGCTGACCGCCAACCCCGAGGTCTGGAGCAAGACGGTTCTGCTGGTCAATTTTGATGAAAACGACGGTTTTTTTGACCACGTACCGTCCCCGTCGGCCCCCTCCATTGATCCGGACACGGGCAAGGCTATGGGCAAAACCACCTTGACCGATGAGCAGATTGCTTTTGAATACTACAACTACCCCAGCCCTAAAGGCTTGCTGGGCCAACCTCCACGCGACGGCAAGGTGTTTGGCCCCGGTGTACGCGTGCCGATGTACGTTATTTCCCCTTGGAGCCGTGGTGGCTGGGTGAACTCACAGGTCTTCGACCACACCTCCGTGATCCGCTTCATGGAAGAGCGTTTTGGCGTGATGGAACCAAATATCAGCCCGTACCGCCGTGCAGTATGTGGCGATTTGACCAGTGCCTTTAACTTCGCCAGCCCGAACACCGAACCCCTGCCTACCTTGAATGGCCGTCGTAGCCGCGACGAAGCCGACGCCATCCGCCGTGCCCAGGAACGCCTGGCTCAAGTTCCTCAGCCCCTGGACAATCAGCGTATTCCTGTTCAGCAAACCGGTGTGCGTCCATCGCGCGCCCTGCCCTACGAACTACATGTCAGCGCCCGCTGCGATAGCGAAAAAGGCGTGCAACTGTTGTTCTCCAACACGGGCAAAGCGGCGGCTGTTTTCCATGTCTACGACAAACTGAACCTGGACCGCATTCCCCGCCGCTACATGGTCGAGCCCGACCAGATGCTGGACGATGTCTGGGATGTTCAGGCCGATAACCTGGGTCACTACGACCTGTGGGTACTGGGCCCGAACGGCTTTCACCGTCACTTCCGTGGCGATGTCAGCGTACTGAGCCAGTCCGAGGCCGCCCGCCCCGAAATTCGCGTCTGCTACGAAGTCACCAAGGGTGACGTCTATCTGGAAATGATGAACGGCGGTCAGTCTGCCTGCACCTTCACCATCCAGTCCATGGCCTACCGCGAAGACGGCCCCTGGGACGTGACCGTTGAGCCAGGTCAGCAATCCAAACAGTCCTGGGCATTGAAGTCCAGCGGCCACTGGTACGACTTTGTGGTCCGCAGCAGCAACGACCCCAGCTACTACCGTCGCTTTGCAGGCCGAGTCGAGTTTGGTGAGCATGGCGTCAGCGACCCAGCCCTGGGGATCCCCGCCTACCTGTAAAACGTAAATACTCTGAATCCAACGTTCCACTGTCTGACTATGTGTGCGTGCGCACCACGCACACTTTTTACCCCGATGCCTATCCTTGGCATCGGGTTTTTTTTGATACTTATCGGTGTGAGATAGAGGGCAAGGCCCAACGGCTTCCAGCAGGCTTAGCGGGAATAACGTGACCGAAAATTCAGGCCCATGTAATGCCGT is a genomic window containing:
- a CDS encoding phosphocholine-specific phospholipase C, whose translation is MTSRRNFLRNMTGASLAAGSLAAFPPSIRKALAIPANNKTGTIKDVEHIVVLMQENRSFDNYFGTMKGVRGFGDRFTIPLPNGRNVWQQNLSSTETIMPYHLDSTKGNAQRVNGTPHAWVDGQQAWDHGRMAFWPKYKRPHSMGYYREAEVPFQFAMANAFTLCDAYHCSMHTGTNSNRMFMWTGTNGPTGTGECTVNNAWDSLGSSLLGYEWKTYPERLEEAGISWKVYQNLPDNFTDNSLAGFKQYRRANEQSGKPNNTPYEPSDDIGNPLYKGVANTMPDGGFFGQLRKDVEEGNLPQISWVVAPAAYSEHPGPSSPVQGAWYTQELLDALTANPEVWSKTVLLVNFDENDGFFDHVPSPSAPSIDPDTGKAMGKTTLTDEQIAFEYYNYPSPKGLLGQPPRDGKVFGPGVRVPMYVISPWSRGGWVNSQVFDHTSVIRFMEERFGVMEPNISPYRRAVCGDLTSAFNFASPNTEPLPTLNGRRSRDEADAIRRAQERLAQVPQPLDNQRIPVQQTGVRPSRALPYELHVSARCDSEKGVQLLFSNTGKAAAVFHVYDKLNLDRIPRRYMVEPDQMLDDVWDVQADNLGHYDLWVLGPNGFHRHFRGDVSVLSQSEAARPEIRVCYEVTKGDVYLEMMNGGQSACTFTIQSMAYREDGPWDVTVEPGQQSKQSWALKSSGHWYDFVVRSSNDPSYYRRFAGRVEFGEHGVSDPALGIPAYL
- a CDS encoding LamG-like jellyroll fold domain-containing protein gives rise to the protein MTFTSRPQKSHTVQRLQQAGLSLSLALLLTACGSGSNGSDGPANPGTHPEPPTVEPGDKPQALGGKKALIVTIDGLSYEALLQARQAGKHPALKDLTIAPAQTGGYTGTPSEQRTLPLPGWASLITGVWADQHGLRGVGQEDAKLTSPTLVAQTAEPTQAALSLSTADYRTLWSQDLQEGRIIEAANCTDSDSCVSEQTQQYLQEGKSLILAQIQAPARAATQGGLGSPAYQEAVNDSLASLDKLFALIDKRQQADASEDWLVILTTSYGLDEFGGTTGSQFNRNKTSFIATNKPLASLPAADSQVSSTTNMNTLAAVIDIAPTVLSHLGVQSEQYRFRGSPLQADTRVRNVSFSKPDDKNIVDLKWVLDGDASQEIQVMRDGKLIATLPAGTTQYSDPLPSSDTEQIYSLYYSIQTGKAASTLKAEVGYKPPPKLADTLKNGLQSYYTFSAQPFTDSKGGSTLQTSTPAVPAGQLIAADFLDPSTDKGGLRIMGSNVDGNGNRGYRLSMSRNLFTLSSVQQMTIGFWLRTPNNCHGYGASIMANKNYDSGNNPGFALGLFNANGCDIRFNTGYGGGRNESRGYNITPDEWAYVAVVIDKAQGKMLGHVFDPKKGAQFGSVALEARALQALGGTGTSELGLNEDVTGQYYKRWGRSDINMDFGELAMWDRALSTDELTSIYESRQPLSSLQP